The stretch of DNA GTTGAAGCAGATGTCGAATGGAGAAAACTAACCAAATTATATGGATCTCGATAGCATAAAAAAAACGTGGCAAGAAGCGGATATAAAGCCGACAATCGATGAATCAAAGATTCAGAAAATGTTGGATAATAAGGGGAAAAGCGCTTATGCAAATTTATTGAAGTATGACAAGTGCTTTCTGTGGCTGCTCATACCTTGTGTGTTTGCAGGAGTCTTGTTCTATTGTATGCATCCTCTGCCCGGTATCCTTTATTTTGCATTGCTTATCCCGGCATTTTTCTGGCAGCTGTATAAGATCAGCTACCTGAAGAAGGCGGATGTGTCTAAAATGGGAATACTGGAAATATCGAAGGGGGTGACGCGCTACAAGAAATTCTTGGTGTACGAAATTATTATAGGAGCGGTGTGGATAGTCGCTTTCTCGGTGTCGTATATATATTATGGTCTGCCGAGTATGTTTCCTAAGCTGATGGGGCGATATTCGTCCGACGGCGAGTCGTCGTTTATGCTCTTGTTGCTTATCTTTATGATTGCATCTACGATGGTTTTCTCTTTCCTTATCTATAAATATTTGTACTTGAATAATATAAGGAAGATACAAGATTCGATACGGGAAATAGAAGATTTTGAGAAAGATAATGTTGACTGAATAATAAGAATATCCTCTTTGTCATTTTGAAAGAACTGAATTGAAAATCGGCATAGCCAAAAATCTCTTGCCGTAAGAAATACTTCTAGTCGTCAGCATGATAAAATATAAATAACCTTTGTAAGAAACTTAACGAATAAATGTAATATGAAAAATCTGGTCGCAACATTTTTTGCACTGATACTATTTGTAGCTGCTACCACGCTCACAGCTCAGAACGAAACGAAGTATGATAACGCTTTGCTTTGGAAGGTTTCGGGCAATGGGCTATCAAAGCCTTCTTATATACTTGGTACGCACCATCTGGCACATGTGAGCTATGTAGATAGCATTCCGGGGCTAAGAAGTGCCATGGAAACTACCGAACAAACGGTGGGCGAACTTCTGATGTCTGATCAGACAGCGATGCAGGCCAAACTGCAACAGGCGGCGATGATGCCGGCAGGCGAAAGTTATGCAGCTTTGTTGTCTCCCGACGACTATACTAAGCTGGATAATGGATTGAAAGAGCTTTTCGGTGTTGGTCTCAGTCAGTTTGGGCAACTCAAACCCGGCATGCTTTCTATGTTGTACACCATCACGTTATATACAAAGTTTTATCCTGAGTTTAACCCGATGGCACACGAGGCTATCGATGGATATGTGCAACGCATAGCGACAGAGAAAGGAAAAACCGTTGTTGGTCTCGAAACTGTCGAAGATCAGATTTATGCTCTGTTCGATGCCGAACCGTTGAAAGATCAGGCTGTTTCATTGGCATGCTATGTAGTGAACAGCGACAAGGCAAAAGATATGTTGGATAAACTGAATGCATACTACAAGGCAGGACAGCTGACAAATATGTACAACCTTGCTTTTAATAATCCCGACGATCCGTGTGGTGTATCACAAAAGTCGCAAAACGCTCTGAATAAAGACCGTAATGACAAGTGGATCGCAAAACTTCCTGAGATAATGAAAAATAAATCGAGCCTCATTGCCGTAGGTGCATTGCACCTTGCCGACAAGGACGGTTTGCTCGCTCAGCTTGCTGCTAAAGGATACACAGTAGAAGCTGTGAAATAAAAGATATACTTTATTTTCTTCCCCCTTCATTAGATTCACTCTTTTCTATTGGAGGGGGAAATTGTATCCGGTGGCTTGCTATCCCTGTTATATATTATGAAAAGCTGATATTCCTCCCTATCCAGAAAAGCACAATCAGTATAAGAACTATAACAATAGCCCTTTTTCCGAATAGTATCTTCCGTGCGGTCGGAAATTTTTCTTTACCGCCAAAGTATTCGAAATAAATTCCAATGATAAGATAGGGAATTGCCAGTATAAGGAGAGGGTTGCTCGCAAACGCATCTTTCAGCCTAAAGTGTAGTAAATGATGTATGGCTCGTTGAGAACCGCAGCCCGGACAGTCGAACCCTGTGATCCGATGAAAAGGGCATTGCGGAAAATATGCCGATTCTGCGGGACTGAACAGAAAGTATATAATTGTGGCAAGCAGTAGTACGCAGCCTATCACAATAACTCTGATTAGATATTTTGGCATTGTTTCTCGGTTTTAATACTGCGAAAGAGCTGCAAGCAAACCTAAAATGAACAATAACATATAGATAACAGGCAAGAATGCAATACCCCATAGCGTCCATAGTTTGGCCTTGCGTGATGCTTCTTGTGATGCTTCATATTCTCTCTTGCCATACAGCGTTTCTACCTTCACGGCATAAAATATTCCAACAAGGCTTATCGGCGAACAACAAAATATAGTAAGTAATATCGATTCTATAAGCCAATTCTTGGGCATGGGTATTATGCCATCCCACTTGTGCTGATCGTCATATTGGTATCGCTGCCCGCTGTTATATGTCGGGTTTTGTCTATTCTGCTGCTGTCGTATTGGAGGAGGTGTCTGCTGTTCTTCTCTACGGTCTTGCGGTGCATTAGCTTTAGTGTCGAAAAGGAAATTCAGTTCCTGCAACGTTCCGGCTTCAGCCCAGTCTGCCATCCCCGAACGCCAAACGATTGTTTCGGGGCTGATATTCTTCCGAAGTAACTCGTTTGAAGTAAAGGGGCCGCATTGCAACTTCGATATATCATCGATGTAGTAATATTTCAGCATAAAGTCTAGGCCGGATTATAGCCGGTTTTTACTTAAACATTTCGTCTATCTGAGCCGGAGGCGGTGCATCCTGAACTTCTTCGTCGCTGCTCTTGTCGCAAACACCATATCCCGGTACACTCTCAAACTGGTCTCCCTGACTATAACCGAGTCGCTTGTCTGCAAATACTTTTTTGAAGAAC from Dysgonomonas mossii encodes:
- a CDS encoding TraB/GumN family protein, which translates into the protein MKNLVATFFALILFVAATTLTAQNETKYDNALLWKVSGNGLSKPSYILGTHHLAHVSYVDSIPGLRSAMETTEQTVGELLMSDQTAMQAKLQQAAMMPAGESYAALLSPDDYTKLDNGLKELFGVGLSQFGQLKPGMLSMLYTITLYTKFYPEFNPMAHEAIDGYVQRIATEKGKTVVGLETVEDQIYALFDAEPLKDQAVSLACYVVNSDKAKDMLDKLNAYYKAGQLTNMYNLAFNNPDDPCGVSQKSQNALNKDRNDKWIAKLPEIMKNKSSLIAVGALHLADKDGLLAQLAAKGYTVEAVK
- a CDS encoding DUF2752 domain-containing protein, with translation MPKYLIRVIVIGCVLLLATIIYFLFSPAESAYFPQCPFHRITGFDCPGCGSQRAIHHLLHFRLKDAFASNPLLILAIPYLIIGIYFEYFGGKEKFPTARKILFGKRAIVIVLILIVLFWIGRNISFS
- a CDS encoding CD225/dispanin family protein — translated: MLKYYYIDDISKLQCGPFTSNELLRKNISPETIVWRSGMADWAEAGTLQELNFLFDTKANAPQDRREEQQTPPPIRQQQNRQNPTYNSGQRYQYDDQHKWDGIIPMPKNWLIESILLTIFCCSPISLVGIFYAVKVETLYGKREYEASQEASRKAKLWTLWGIAFLPVIYMLLFILGLLAALSQY